A portion of the Pseudarthrobacter sp. L1SW genome contains these proteins:
- a CDS encoding carbohydrate ABC transporter permease, whose protein sequence is MATKSLSPGNGNSHGVATRGVNGRDRAERRLAFRMTAPSLVLMALVAAVPIGYALWLSLNQYSVRTAGLSRFVGLENYISALSGPQWWAAFGQTFLFAGLSVSLELVLGTAMALLLNLAFRGRALLRTVVLLPYAVVTVVSAITWETMFQPNLGLVTNVLSMLGLPGGDVVWLGEHGYAMAVIILADVWKTTPFAALIILAGLQVISAETYEAAELDGASKWQTFTHITLPLLRPAIVLAAIFRTMDALRVFDLPFVLTRGANGTESMSMLAYTQLRENRLVGEGSALSILTFLTVMAVSVVYIRFAGGNIREVAKEEQ, encoded by the coding sequence ATGGCCACCAAGTCCCTTTCCCCCGGTAACGGGAACAGTCACGGGGTGGCCACGCGCGGCGTGAACGGCCGCGACCGGGCGGAGCGGAGGCTCGCATTCCGGATGACCGCCCCGTCCCTGGTCCTGATGGCCCTGGTGGCGGCAGTCCCCATTGGCTACGCACTCTGGCTGTCGCTGAACCAGTACAGCGTCCGCACCGCAGGCCTGTCCCGGTTTGTGGGCCTGGAAAACTACATCAGCGCCCTCAGCGGCCCCCAATGGTGGGCTGCGTTCGGCCAGACCTTCCTCTTCGCCGGACTCTCGGTCTCGCTCGAACTGGTCCTCGGGACGGCCATGGCCTTGCTGCTGAACCTGGCGTTCAGGGGCCGTGCACTGCTGCGCACCGTTGTGCTGCTGCCTTACGCGGTGGTGACGGTGGTCAGCGCCATCACGTGGGAAACGATGTTCCAGCCCAACCTGGGACTCGTCACGAACGTCCTTTCGATGCTGGGTCTGCCTGGCGGGGATGTGGTGTGGCTCGGCGAACATGGCTACGCCATGGCGGTGATCATCCTGGCCGACGTCTGGAAGACAACGCCGTTCGCTGCGCTGATCATCCTTGCCGGCCTCCAGGTCATCTCCGCCGAGACCTACGAGGCAGCAGAACTTGACGGGGCCAGCAAGTGGCAGACCTTCACCCACATCACCCTGCCGCTGCTGCGTCCGGCGATTGTGCTCGCGGCGATCTTCCGCACCATGGATGCCCTGCGGGTTTTCGACCTTCCATTCGTGCTGACCCGCGGCGCCAACGGCACCGAGTCCATGTCGATGCTGGCCTACACCCAGCTGCGCGAAAACCGCCTGGTGGGCGAGGGATCGGCCCTGTCCATCCTGACTTTCCTCACCGTCATGGCCGTTTCGGTGGTCTACATCCGCTTCGCCGGGGGCAACATCCGCGAAGTCGCCAAGGAGGAACAATGA
- a CDS encoding carbohydrate ABC transporter permease produces the protein MSTLTAQRATAAPATERKAPKRRLRGEAKLHPIVWVFVVAVMGFSLIPFYWLVNTSLKTGPSLSKGELFPSQPTLENYLAVFQNPEFLLALRNSVIIAVVTTTVALVFASFAAYALARLKMRRKALILTLILSVTTFPAIAIAAPIFSIWREIGLYDTLLGLIIPKLTFALPLAIYTLTSFFREIPRELEESAYIDGATPFMAFRKVILPLAVPGLATTAILVFISVWNEFLLAVTLTTSPESRPVPVAIAFFSGTSEFDQPLGTISAASVIITVPLVILVLLCQRRIVSGMTAGAVKG, from the coding sequence ATGAGCACCCTGACAGCACAGCGGGCGACGGCGGCACCGGCCACCGAGCGCAAGGCACCGAAGCGGCGTCTCCGGGGCGAGGCGAAGCTGCACCCCATCGTGTGGGTCTTTGTGGTTGCCGTGATGGGCTTTTCACTCATACCGTTCTACTGGCTGGTCAACACCTCCCTGAAGACCGGGCCCAGCCTGTCCAAGGGGGAACTCTTCCCGAGCCAGCCCACCCTGGAAAACTACCTGGCGGTGTTCCAGAACCCCGAGTTCCTCCTGGCCCTGCGCAACTCGGTGATTATCGCCGTCGTCACCACTACGGTGGCGCTGGTGTTCGCGTCCTTCGCCGCCTACGCCCTGGCCAGGCTCAAGATGCGCCGCAAGGCCTTGATCCTGACCCTGATCCTCTCGGTCACCACGTTCCCGGCCATCGCCATCGCGGCCCCGATCTTCTCCATCTGGCGGGAAATCGGGCTCTATGACACCCTGCTGGGCCTCATCATCCCGAAGCTGACCTTCGCGCTGCCGCTGGCCATCTACACCTTGACGTCCTTCTTCAGGGAAATCCCGCGCGAGCTTGAGGAATCAGCGTACATTGACGGGGCCACGCCCTTCATGGCCTTCCGCAAGGTCATCCTGCCGCTGGCTGTCCCGGGCCTGGCAACCACCGCGATCCTCGTGTTCATCTCGGTGTGGAATGAATTCCTGCTGGCCGTCACGCTGACCACCTCACCGGAGTCCCGACCCGTTCCGGTGGCAATCGCGTTCTTCAGCGGTACCAGCGAGTTCGACCAGCCGCTGGGCACCATCAGCGCGGCGTCGGTGATTATCACCGTCCCTCTGGTCATCCTTGTGCTCCTTTGCCAAAGGCGTATCGTGTCCGGCATGACTGCCGGTGCCGTAAAAGGCTAG
- a CDS encoding Gfo/Idh/MocA family protein: MSHEQSPGQHAASREEPRSEELRVGVVGIGWAGQQHLMAYHALDGVRIVSLAGMEQELRDSLQAEYSIPNAFADWEEMLDHGGLDAISVAVPTFLHAPIAVAALERGIHVLSEKPIARNAVEGQAMVDAARKAGRVLDVAFNHRRRGDIQALKGVIDDGGLGRPYYAKASWLRRSGIPTLGSWFTNPELAGGGPLADIGVHALDYALHLLGEPKVVAVSAATHSELGPQGRGGGNRYSAQATSHAFEVEDFASAFLRLEGGGTLVIEASWATYRETDDLLDFTIYGTDGGAELKVQGAPFPPVGQLRVFTDKDGESADYVPPVLPGRAHDAVVEDFVTAVRGGEAVWGEHDGSLALYRAQIIDACYQSALEQREVRL, encoded by the coding sequence GTGAGCCACGAGCAGTCCCCAGGACAGCATGCCGCTTCCCGCGAAGAACCGCGATCAGAGGAACTGAGGGTGGGCGTGGTCGGCATCGGCTGGGCCGGCCAGCAGCACCTGATGGCCTACCACGCCCTGGACGGCGTACGAATCGTTTCGCTGGCCGGAATGGAGCAGGAACTCCGCGACTCCCTGCAGGCCGAATATTCCATTCCCAACGCCTTCGCGGACTGGGAAGAGATGCTGGACCACGGCGGCCTGGACGCGATCAGCGTGGCAGTGCCCACCTTCCTGCATGCACCCATCGCCGTCGCCGCGTTGGAGCGGGGCATCCATGTGCTGAGCGAGAAGCCCATCGCGCGCAACGCCGTCGAAGGCCAGGCCATGGTGGATGCAGCCCGCAAGGCGGGGCGCGTCCTCGACGTCGCCTTCAACCACCGCCGCCGCGGCGACATCCAGGCGCTCAAGGGTGTCATCGACGACGGCGGGCTGGGCCGGCCATACTACGCCAAGGCATCCTGGCTGCGCCGCTCCGGCATCCCGACGCTGGGCAGTTGGTTCACCAACCCGGAGCTTGCCGGCGGCGGACCGCTGGCCGATATCGGCGTCCATGCCCTGGACTACGCCCTGCACCTCCTGGGCGAACCGAAAGTGGTGGCGGTATCTGCCGCCACCCATTCGGAGCTGGGCCCGCAGGGCAGGGGCGGCGGGAACCGCTACTCGGCGCAGGCCACCAGCCATGCATTCGAAGTGGAGGATTTCGCCTCGGCGTTCCTCCGGCTTGAGGGCGGTGGAACCCTCGTGATCGAAGCCAGCTGGGCCACCTACCGTGAGACGGACGATCTCCTGGACTTCACTATTTACGGAACCGACGGCGGCGCCGAGCTCAAGGTGCAGGGTGCGCCCTTCCCGCCCGTCGGCCAGCTCCGGGTGTTCACGGACAAGGACGGCGAATCCGCCGATTACGTCCCGCCGGTACTTCCGGGCCGCGCCCACGACGCAGTAGTGGAAGACTTCGTCACGGCAGTCCGGGGCGGCGAGGCAGTCTGGGGTGAGCATGACGGATCCCTGGCCCTCTACCGGGCACAGATCATCGACGCGTGCTACCAGTCCGCGCTGGAACAGAGGGAGGTTCGGCTCTAA
- a CDS encoding ThuA domain-containing protein — translation MNDKLRIRVWNEGVHEAINEPSHIGEIYPDGIHGAIAAGLRSYYPEAEITTAVLATDDEHGLDEEVLAETDVLLWWGHMAHHEVSDAVVERVHRHVLGGMGLIVLHSGHFAKVFTRLLGTSCSLAWRNDGERELVWTVKPSHPIAEGVDSPIVIPEQEMYGELFDIPDPDDLIFISSFAGGEVFRSGVTFTRGKGRIFYFSPGDQEYPVYHHPQIQRVLANGVKWAAQPGLQRSAPEVTNPARDWFGEG, via the coding sequence ATGAACGACAAACTGAGGATCCGGGTGTGGAACGAGGGTGTCCACGAAGCCATCAACGAGCCGTCTCACATCGGGGAGATCTACCCTGACGGCATCCACGGTGCCATCGCCGCCGGGCTCCGCTCCTATTACCCGGAGGCGGAGATCACGACGGCGGTCCTGGCCACCGACGATGAGCACGGCCTGGACGAGGAGGTGCTCGCCGAGACGGACGTCCTGCTCTGGTGGGGGCACATGGCCCACCACGAGGTGAGTGACGCCGTCGTCGAACGCGTCCACCGGCACGTCCTCGGCGGCATGGGCCTGATAGTGCTCCACTCGGGGCACTTCGCCAAGGTGTTCACCAGGCTGCTGGGCACCAGCTGCTCACTCGCCTGGCGGAACGACGGCGAGCGCGAGCTCGTGTGGACAGTGAAGCCATCACACCCGATTGCCGAAGGCGTGGACAGCCCCATCGTCATCCCCGAGCAGGAGATGTACGGCGAGCTGTTCGACATCCCGGACCCGGACGACCTGATCTTCATCAGCTCCTTCGCGGGCGGCGAGGTGTTCCGTTCCGGCGTCACGTTCACCCGGGGCAAGGGGCGCATCTTCTACTTCAGCCCCGGCGACCAGGAATACCCGGTGTACCACCACCCCCAGATCCAGCGGGTCCTGGCCAACGGCGTGAAGTGGGCGGCCCAGCCCGGACTGCAGCGCTCGGCGCCGGAGGTCACCAACCCGGCCCGCGACTGGTTCGGCGAAGGCTAG
- a CDS encoding alkaline phosphatase D family protein encodes MNTPALVLGPMMRYVDQTSASIWLETRNNARVTVRAGAGEWQTRTFAVHGHHYALVEVDGLDPGSVTPYAVAIDGVHAWPEPGDGFPAPVIATLKPGKPLRLAYGSCRTSVPHDESGNRRHGVDALRAYALAMSSGGKEPWPDLVAFLGDQVYADSTSDQMQEFIKARRDIKAPPGEELKDYEEYAHLYYLAWSDPANRWLLSTLPSAMIFDDHDIRDDWNASRTWQEAMRATTWWHGRIVAGLASYWVYQHLGNLSPRERAADAIWQKIASHRWDDEPDLSAELDGLAERTDKDPETYRWSFCRDFGDTRLIVVDSRAARNLDPDRRALLDDAEMAWLDGRMEGGFRHLFVATSLPFLLPMGLHHLEAWDEAVSEGAWGKFPARVGEKLRQAVDLEHWAAFQNSFRRVAAMAAEVAAGTRGPAPETVTFLSGDVHFSYVSEVDRSSGSRILQAVCSPIRNPLPRLMRSFGAVMSYGLAAPVGALAARSAKVPDPPFRWSGIKGPWFDNNLACLEVVPEGLKLWWQRGVVDGGDNLNPRLERVAEITVASRKTGAPAVGRS; translated from the coding sequence ATGAATACCCCAGCACTGGTGCTCGGACCCATGATGCGGTACGTGGACCAGACCTCGGCGAGCATCTGGCTGGAAACCCGGAACAACGCGCGGGTGACGGTGCGCGCCGGCGCCGGGGAGTGGCAAACCCGGACCTTCGCCGTCCACGGCCACCACTATGCCCTGGTGGAAGTGGACGGTCTGGATCCCGGATCCGTGACGCCCTATGCCGTGGCAATCGACGGAGTGCATGCGTGGCCGGAACCCGGAGACGGCTTCCCGGCTCCGGTGATCGCCACGCTCAAACCCGGCAAGCCGCTCCGCCTGGCGTACGGCTCCTGCCGCACCAGCGTCCCGCACGACGAATCCGGAAACCGGAGGCACGGGGTGGACGCGCTGCGGGCGTATGCACTGGCAATGAGTTCCGGCGGCAAGGAGCCGTGGCCGGACCTGGTGGCATTCCTTGGAGACCAGGTCTACGCGGATTCCACCAGCGACCAGATGCAGGAATTCATCAAGGCCCGGCGTGACATCAAGGCGCCTCCCGGCGAGGAGCTCAAGGACTACGAGGAGTACGCACACCTCTACTACCTGGCGTGGTCCGACCCCGCGAACAGGTGGCTGCTGTCCACCCTGCCCAGCGCCATGATTTTTGACGACCACGACATCCGGGACGACTGGAACGCCTCACGGACCTGGCAGGAGGCGATGCGGGCCACCACCTGGTGGCATGGGCGCATTGTGGCGGGCCTGGCCTCGTACTGGGTCTACCAGCACCTGGGAAACCTGTCGCCCAGGGAGCGAGCGGCGGACGCCATCTGGCAGAAGATTGCCTCCCACCGCTGGGACGATGAGCCGGACCTCAGCGCCGAGTTGGACGGGCTGGCCGAACGGACGGACAAGGATCCCGAGACATACCGGTGGAGCTTCTGCCGGGACTTTGGGGACACCCGCCTGATAGTGGTTGATTCCCGGGCCGCCCGGAACCTGGACCCGGACCGCCGCGCGCTGCTGGACGACGCCGAGATGGCCTGGCTCGACGGGCGGATGGAGGGCGGTTTCCGCCATCTGTTCGTTGCCACGTCCTTGCCGTTCCTCCTGCCGATGGGCCTGCACCACCTTGAAGCCTGGGATGAGGCAGTCTCCGAAGGCGCCTGGGGGAAATTCCCGGCGCGGGTAGGCGAGAAATTGCGCCAGGCTGTGGACCTGGAGCACTGGGCCGCTTTCCAAAACAGCTTCCGGCGGGTGGCCGCTATGGCCGCGGAGGTGGCAGCGGGGACGCGTGGTCCGGCACCGGAGACTGTCACGTTCCTGTCCGGCGACGTGCACTTTTCCTACGTCTCCGAAGTGGACCGGTCCTCGGGCAGCCGCATCCTCCAGGCTGTCTGCTCACCCATCCGCAATCCGCTCCCCCGGCTGATGCGGTCCTTCGGTGCCGTCATGTCCTACGGACTGGCCGCGCCGGTCGGAGCGCTGGCCGCACGGTCGGCCAAGGTTCCGGACCCGCCGTTCCGCTGGTCGGGCATCAAGGGCCCCTGGTTCGACAACAATCTGGCATGCCTTGAAGTGGTGCCGGAAGGTTTGAAGCTGTGGTGGCAGCGGGGCGTGGTGGACGGCGGCGACAACCTGAACCCCCGCTTGGAACGCGTGGCGGAAATAACCGTAGCGTCGCGCAAAACCGGGGCGCCCGCCGTCGGCCGCTCCTAG
- a CDS encoding alpha-amylase family glycosyl hydrolase → MQEFVSVDETVRQHVVDALAQAGIATDHGFQQRLDAHFADLCRLFRTLYGSRPDWQDQLAALVVQGARSWEERPAELKALDAEREANSGWFLSNNMLGGVCYVDRYAESLEGLRTHIPYFKELGLTYLHLMPLFLAPEPHSDGGYAVSSYRQVNPKLGTMEQLRELAAEFRAHGISLVVDFIFNHTSDEHEWARRAAAGDPEFSDYYWIFPDRTMPDAFEQNVREIFPENHPGSFIQMEDGRWVWATFHTYQWDLNYSNPDVFRAMAGEMLFLANQGVDILRMDAVAFIWKQPGTPCENLPEAHILLQAFNAVCRLAAPSLLFKSEAIVHPDEVALYIDPAECQLSYNPLQMALIWESLATRDVSLLAQALERRHNIPAGTSWVNYVRSHDDIGWTFADEDAAELGVNGFEHRRFLNSFYVNRFPGSFARGVPFQDNPKTGDCRISGTTASLCGMEVDPAEAVERILLAHSVAFSTGGIPLLYLGDEVGQLNDYGYAEEEGHDADSRWVHRPHYPAGQYALRHDASTPAGAVYAGLKRMIDVRAATPELAGTTLIDFDTRNRSVLAYQRPASAAAGGETRVLALANFSDQPQSLPAETFSGFSTAAVDLLSEAALQLGEGVTLLPRQYVWLRVTPV, encoded by the coding sequence ATGCAGGAATTCGTCAGTGTGGACGAAACAGTGCGGCAGCACGTGGTCGACGCCCTCGCGCAGGCGGGCATCGCCACAGACCACGGCTTTCAGCAGCGGCTCGACGCACACTTCGCCGACCTATGCCGGCTCTTCCGCACCTTGTACGGATCCCGGCCGGACTGGCAGGACCAGCTTGCCGCCTTGGTGGTCCAGGGTGCACGTTCGTGGGAGGAACGTCCGGCCGAGCTGAAGGCACTGGACGCCGAACGGGAGGCCAACAGCGGCTGGTTCCTGTCCAACAACATGCTCGGCGGCGTCTGCTACGTGGACAGGTACGCCGAAAGCCTCGAAGGGCTGCGCACCCACATCCCGTACTTCAAGGAACTGGGCCTCACCTACCTGCACCTCATGCCGCTGTTCCTGGCGCCCGAGCCGCACTCCGACGGCGGCTACGCCGTTTCCAGCTACCGGCAGGTCAACCCCAAGCTGGGCACCATGGAACAGCTCCGTGAGCTTGCCGCCGAGTTCCGCGCCCACGGCATCAGCCTGGTGGTGGACTTCATCTTCAACCACACCAGTGACGAACACGAGTGGGCCAGACGGGCCGCCGCAGGCGACCCGGAGTTCAGCGATTACTACTGGATCTTCCCGGACCGGACCATGCCCGACGCCTTCGAGCAGAACGTGCGCGAGATCTTTCCGGAGAACCACCCGGGATCCTTCATCCAGATGGAGGACGGCCGCTGGGTCTGGGCCACCTTCCACACCTACCAATGGGACCTGAACTACTCCAACCCGGACGTTTTCCGGGCCATGGCCGGTGAGATGCTGTTCCTGGCAAACCAGGGCGTGGACATCCTGCGCATGGATGCCGTGGCGTTCATCTGGAAGCAGCCGGGCACCCCCTGCGAAAACCTGCCCGAGGCGCATATCCTCCTCCAGGCCTTCAACGCCGTGTGCCGGCTGGCCGCGCCGTCGCTGCTGTTCAAATCCGAGGCGATCGTGCACCCGGACGAGGTGGCGCTCTACATCGATCCGGCCGAATGCCAGCTCTCCTACAACCCGCTGCAGATGGCGCTCATCTGGGAATCCCTGGCCACCCGGGACGTCTCGCTGCTGGCCCAGGCGCTGGAACGGCGGCACAATATCCCGGCCGGCACCTCCTGGGTCAACTACGTGCGCAGCCACGATGACATCGGCTGGACGTTCGCCGACGAGGACGCGGCGGAACTCGGCGTCAACGGCTTTGAACACCGCCGTTTCCTGAACTCCTTCTACGTCAACCGGTTCCCGGGCAGCTTCGCCCGCGGCGTCCCCTTCCAGGACAACCCCAAGACCGGTGACTGCCGGATCTCAGGTACCACGGCGTCCTTGTGCGGCATGGAGGTGGACCCGGCTGAGGCGGTGGAGCGGATCCTCCTGGCCCACTCGGTTGCCTTCAGCACCGGGGGCATTCCGCTCCTGTACCTGGGTGACGAGGTGGGCCAGCTCAACGACTACGGGTATGCGGAAGAAGAAGGGCACGACGCCGACAGCCGCTGGGTGCACCGGCCCCACTATCCTGCTGGGCAGTACGCCCTCAGGCACGATGCTTCGACGCCAGCGGGGGCGGTGTACGCCGGCCTGAAGCGGATGATCGACGTCCGGGCCGCCACCCCGGAACTCGCCGGCACCACGCTGATCGATTTCGATACCCGCAACCGGTCCGTCCTTGCCTACCAGCGCCCCGCAAGCGCAGCAGCAGGGGGCGAAACGCGCGTCCTGGCGCTGGCCAACTTCAGCGACCAGCCCCAGTCCCTGCCCGCTGAAACCTTCTCCGGATTCTCAACGGCCGCCGTCGACCTCCTCTCAGAAGCCGCGCTGCAGCTGGGCGAGGGCGTCACGCTCCTGCCCCGCCAGTACGTCTGGCTGCGCGTCACTCCCGTTTAG
- a CDS encoding prephenate dehydratase, translated as MASKIAYQGEPGANSNIACKQMFPDMESVPCASFEDAFELVSSGEAELAMIPIENSIAGRVADIHILLPQSNLQIVGEFFLPIHFDLLGIPGSTIEGATEVHSHIHALGQCRKLIREHGLKPVIAGDTAGSAREVAEWNDPRKLSLAPPLAAQIYGLEVLAKRVEDDPSNTTRFVVLAREKKLPARDELPGPAVTSFVFRVRNVPSALYKALGGFATNGVNMTRLESYMVGNEFAATMFMADVEGHPEDLPLKLALEELDFFTTEVRILGVYAAADYRTAQTVSG; from the coding sequence ATGGCCTCGAAGATTGCGTACCAGGGTGAGCCCGGCGCCAACTCCAATATCGCGTGCAAGCAGATGTTCCCGGACATGGAAAGCGTGCCCTGCGCGAGCTTCGAGGACGCGTTTGAGCTCGTGTCCAGCGGCGAGGCCGAGCTGGCCATGATCCCCATCGAGAACTCGATTGCCGGCCGGGTGGCGGACATCCACATCCTGCTGCCCCAGTCCAACCTGCAGATTGTGGGGGAGTTTTTCCTGCCCATCCACTTCGACCTGCTGGGCATCCCGGGCAGCACTATCGAGGGTGCCACGGAGGTGCACAGCCACATCCACGCCCTGGGCCAGTGCCGGAAGCTGATCCGCGAGCACGGCCTCAAGCCCGTCATCGCCGGAGACACCGCCGGGTCCGCCCGGGAAGTGGCCGAGTGGAACGATCCGCGCAAGCTGTCCCTCGCTCCCCCGCTCGCCGCGCAGATCTACGGCCTCGAAGTCCTGGCCAAGCGGGTTGAGGACGATCCCTCCAACACCACGCGCTTTGTGGTCCTGGCCCGGGAAAAGAAGCTACCGGCGCGGGATGAGCTTCCCGGACCGGCGGTCACCAGCTTTGTGTTCCGCGTCCGCAACGTCCCCTCCGCCCTGTACAAGGCGCTGGGCGGTTTCGCCACGAACGGCGTGAACATGACCCGGCTGGAAAGCTACATGGTGGGCAATGAATTCGCCGCCACCATGTTCATGGCCGACGTCGAAGGCCACCCCGAGGACCTGCCGCTGAAGCTGGCCCTCGAGGAACTGGACTTCTTCACCACCGAGGTGCGCATCCTGGGCGTCTACGCAGCCGCGGACTACAGGACTGCTCAGACCGTCAGCGGCTGA
- a CDS encoding FAD-binding monooxygenase: MQFHHHGYVSGDPRVRPAAGVGINRPAELPDEVDVLIVGTGPAGMLAAAQLSQFPNVTTRIVERREGRLPIGQADGIQARSVETFQAFGFAERIITEAYRITEMAFWKPDPADRSRIVRAARAVDDEMGISEFPHLIVNQARVLDYFAEFMANSPTRMTPDYGYEFHGLEVGQGEYPVTVTLAHTAGPNEGQERVVRAKYVVGADGARSKVRQAIGCTLAGDQANHAWGVMDVLAVTDFPDIRTKCAIQGEEGSILLIPREGGYLFRMYVDLGQVDPATHHAVRNTTIEQIIHKANEILHPYTLDVRNVAWHSVYEVGHRLTDRFDDVLPDQRGTRTPRVFITGDACHTHSAKAGQGMNVSMQDGFNLAWKLGHVLEGRSPESLLSTYSEERQVVAKNLIDFDKEWSTMMAKKPEEFEHPSDLEDFYVRTAEFPAGFMTQYTASMVTGSNAHQDLATGFPVGKRFKSAPVVRVGDTNPMHLGHHATADGRWRIYVFADAAPAGGQSSVADFAEWLANSPQSPLAATPSDADPDAWFDVKVVYQQPHTAVDINAVPAVFKPQVGPFKLTDYEKVYATDPSADIFELRGLDRGGVVVVVRPDQYVANVLPLTAMAELAEFFAGLLKPRQGAGQPLTV, translated from the coding sequence GTGCAGTTCCACCACCACGGTTACGTATCAGGAGACCCGCGGGTCAGGCCTGCGGCGGGCGTCGGAATCAACCGCCCTGCCGAACTCCCGGACGAAGTCGACGTTCTGATTGTGGGCACCGGACCTGCCGGCATGCTCGCAGCCGCCCAGCTGTCCCAGTTCCCCAATGTCACCACCCGGATCGTTGAGCGCCGGGAAGGCCGTCTTCCCATTGGCCAGGCGGACGGCATCCAGGCCCGGAGCGTGGAGACGTTCCAGGCCTTTGGTTTTGCCGAGCGGATCATCACCGAGGCATACAGGATCACTGAAATGGCCTTCTGGAAGCCGGACCCGGCGGACCGTTCGCGGATCGTCCGGGCCGCCCGCGCGGTGGATGACGAGATGGGAATCAGCGAGTTCCCGCACCTGATCGTGAACCAGGCCCGCGTCCTGGATTACTTCGCCGAATTCATGGCCAACTCGCCCACCCGCATGACGCCCGACTACGGCTACGAATTCCACGGCCTCGAAGTGGGCCAGGGGGAGTACCCGGTCACTGTGACCCTCGCCCACACCGCCGGCCCCAACGAGGGCCAGGAGCGCGTGGTCCGCGCCAAGTATGTGGTGGGCGCTGACGGCGCGCGGAGCAAGGTACGCCAGGCAATCGGCTGCACGCTCGCCGGCGACCAGGCCAACCACGCCTGGGGCGTCATGGATGTCCTGGCCGTCACCGACTTCCCGGACATCCGCACCAAGTGCGCCATCCAGGGTGAAGAAGGCAGCATCCTGCTGATCCCCCGGGAAGGCGGCTACCTCTTCCGGATGTACGTGGACCTTGGCCAGGTGGACCCGGCCACCCACCACGCGGTGCGGAACACCACCATCGAGCAGATCATCCACAAGGCGAATGAGATCCTCCACCCCTACACGCTGGACGTGCGGAACGTTGCATGGCACAGCGTCTATGAGGTGGGCCACCGCCTGACGGACAGGTTCGACGACGTCCTCCCGGACCAGCGCGGCACGCGGACTCCGCGGGTGTTCATCACGGGCGATGCCTGCCACACCCACAGTGCCAAGGCAGGCCAGGGCATGAACGTTTCCATGCAGGACGGTTTCAACCTGGCCTGGAAGCTGGGGCACGTGCTGGAAGGCCGCAGCCCGGAGAGCCTGCTGTCCACCTACTCCGAAGAGCGCCAGGTGGTGGCGAAGAACCTTATCGACTTCGATAAGGAATGGTCCACCATGATGGCCAAGAAGCCCGAAGAGTTCGAGCACCCCTCTGACCTCGAGGACTTCTACGTCCGCACCGCCGAATTCCCTGCCGGCTTCATGACCCAGTACACAGCGTCCATGGTGACCGGGAGCAACGCCCACCAGGACCTGGCCACGGGCTTTCCCGTGGGCAAACGCTTCAAGTCGGCACCCGTGGTGCGGGTGGGCGACACTAACCCGATGCACCTGGGCCACCACGCCACTGCTGACGGCCGCTGGCGGATCTACGTTTTCGCCGACGCGGCGCCGGCCGGCGGGCAATCAAGCGTGGCGGACTTCGCCGAGTGGCTCGCGAACTCGCCGCAGTCGCCGCTGGCCGCGACGCCGTCGGACGCTGATCCTGACGCGTGGTTCGACGTGAAGGTGGTCTACCAGCAGCCGCACACGGCTGTGGACATCAACGCGGTGCCGGCGGTTTTCAAGCCGCAGGTGGGCCCGTTCAAGCTGACCGACTACGAGAAGGTGTACGCCACCGATCCCAGCGCGGACATCTTCGAGCTGCGGGGGCTGGACCGCGGGGGCGTGGTGGTGGTGGTCCGCCCGGACCAGTACGTTGCCAACGTCCTGCCGCTCACGGCGATGGCGGAGCTGGCGGAGTTCTTCGCCGGCCTCCTGAAGCCGCGCCAGGGGGCGGGTCAGCCGCTGACGGTCTGA